A part of Miscanthus floridulus cultivar M001 chromosome 6, ASM1932011v1, whole genome shotgun sequence genomic DNA contains:
- the LOC136459662 gene encoding glycine-rich cell wall structural protein 1.8-like translates to MDSLVKCGNGYGYGYGYGYGNSKPQMNYHRQNSESVTTVVTEINRMTVNDKPCYGAGDAGGVQKQACKVEAFEEHDEAYNGGVAVQKHSFKEEEEEKYGAAAMKKHDEYKEEKYGEVIDAEYGAHYGGGAAAVKKQGYGYKQEAYGETEAAAGYGGAHYGGGAGGKKQGYNYKQEAYGETEAAAGYGGAHYGAGAGGKKQGYSYTQEACGESDAGYGAHHGGAGAAVQTYAYDQQAAYGGAIGAAVQQQAYKHKDAASKMNGSQQKVYGYGEAAVDAAGYGAHYGGGAVQQHGYQKDAYGYGAATAAAGGKVKNGYQYQEAYGGTDVGGYGAHYGGGGAMQQYGYQKDAYGYGGATAGGKVKKTGYQYQESYGGTGAGGYGAHYGGGAAAVQKHGYMQDVYHSETESESDESDCEEAFPPRGGVQHSYGAYKQEKHGAGNLGDVRRYESYETREDGGRRSESYQSTVQYTGGGGGYATCSPIKNRHLLRYGA, encoded by the coding sequence ATGGATTCGCTTGTGAAGTGTGGCAATGGCTACGGCTACGGCTACGGCTACGGTTACGGCAACAGCAAGCCCCAGATGAACTACCACCGCCAGAACAGCGAGTCCGTGACCACCGTCGTCACGGAGATCAACCGCATGACCGTCAACGACAAGCCCTGCTACGGCGCCGGCGACGCAGGCGGCGTGCAGAAACAGGCCTGCAAGGTGGAGGCGTTCGAGGAGCACGACGAAGCGTACAACGGCGGCGTGGCCGTGCAGAAGCACTCcttcaaggaggaggaggaggagaagtacGGAGCTGCTGCCATGAAAAAGCACGACGAGTACAAGGAGGAGAAGTACGGCGAAGTAATCGACGCGGAGTACGGTGCCCACTACGGcggtggcgccgccgccgtgAAGAAGCAGGGCTATGGCTACAAGCAGGAGGCTTACGGGGAGACCGAGGCTGCTGCAGGGTACGGCGGCGCCCACTACGGCGGTGGCGCCGGCgggaagaagcaaggctacaactACAAGCAGGAGGCGTACGGGGAGACCGAGGCTGCTGCAGGGTACGGCGGCGCCCActacggcgccggcgccggcgggaagaagcaaggctacaGCTACACGCAGGAGGCGTGCGGGGAGAGCGACGCCGGCTACGGCGCGCACCACGGTGGTGCCGGTGCCGCCGTGCAGACGTACGCCTACGACCAGCAGGCCGCGTACGGGGGCGCCATCGGTGCCGCCGTGCAGCAGCAGGCCTACAAGCACAAGGACGCTGCTAGTAAGATGAACGGCTCCCAGCAGAAGGTGTACGGGTACGGGGAAGCCGCCGTCGACGCGGCAGGGTACGGCGCTCACTACGGCGGTGGCGCCGTGCAGCAGCACGGCTACCAGAAAGATGCGTACGGGTACGGCGCCGCCACAGCCGCCGCCGGTGGCAAAGTGAAGAACGGCTACCAGTACCAGGAGGCGTACGGCGGAACTGACGTAGGAGGATACGGCGCTCACTACGGCGGTGGTGGCGCCATGCAGCAGTACGGCTACCAGAAAGATGCGTACGGGTACGGCGGAGCCACCGCCGGTGGCAAAGTGAAGAAGACCGGCTACCAGTACCAGGAGTCGTACGGCGGAACTGGCGCCGGAGGATATGGCGCTCACTACGGTGGTGGCGCCGCCGCCGTTCAGAAGCACGGCTACATGCAGGACGTGTACCATAGTGAGACTGAGAGCGAGAGCGACGAGAGCGACTGCGAGGAGGCGTTCCCGCCGCGCGGCGGCGTGCAGCACAGCTACGGGGCGTACAAGCAGGAGAAGCACGGGGCTGGCAACCTCGGGGACGTGCGCCGCTACGAGTCGTACGAGACCCGCGAGGACGGCGGGCGCCGCTCTGAGTCGTACCAGAGCACCGTCCAgtacaccggcggcggcggcggctacgcTACGTGCTCCCCGATCAAGAACCGCCACCTCCTTCGCTACGGCGCGTAA